Within the Telopea speciosissima isolate NSW1024214 ecotype Mountain lineage chromosome 4, Tspe_v1, whole genome shotgun sequence genome, the region ACAATCATAAATTACTCTGTCGACTGATGGATTAATGTCAATCACAGCCAGCACAGTGGCATCTCAGAAAAATGTGTGATTCCTGACATTTTGATGGGGCCATGGATGTTtaggattttttcttttctaaagaAAATACGAATATGGTATAAAACAGTGATGTCAGCTGTGTACATACAAAACAGTTTGATTGGCTGGTTCATTGAGGTTTGATGCTAAATCCTGTCTTCACCACACCTAGATGTGGTTCCCAGACTTATTATTAGCTCACTAATCTGGATTTTTTAACTACTGCTGGGAgtaaataagagaaaagagcaAGAACGGAAGAAGAATAGagagaagagacagagagagagagagggggttgGTTTCTatcataagaaaaaaagaaagcagaGGTATCTCACGCTGGTGTATGTTCCAACTAGCCAAGCTGTGAAGCCGGTCCATAAAACAGAACATtcccataatatatatatatatatatatatatacttcacTAGCTTAAAGCTGCATTTGTGTTCCTAATGCCACAATAACACTGCTAGTGCCTACAATTACCTTTGAGAATCAGCTCATGTGTGGTGTCTATGTTTATTAGATCATTGACCTTCTATGGAATGCTATTGTTGGGTGAGCCTGTGGCCTGCACCAAGTAGAGGCGATGGCATGGTGTTCCATCATCTGGGTGGGTTTGGACTGACCTGGGCAGGCTGCGGATCTTGTTGAATATATTTAGGGGATCATGCAAGAGGCCAAAATCGGCATCAGGGTCTCCAATCTGTGAAAGCTTGACATCAGAAAATCCAAGAGATGGCAAAAGATGATCAGGCCAGTCACTATAGAAGTGGTAGGTAGATTCGGAGATTGTGGTTGAGGACTTATTCATGAAATCTGCGAGGAGGACTGTGTGAGTCAAGGTGCAGTTGGCTGCTATGGTCTTCAGTACCTGCATGGCATGGGGGTGGGAAAGGTAATAAAGGATCCCTTCTAGAAGCCACACTGTATTCCTTTCAGGAATGAAACCAGAATGTTGAAGCTTCTCGAGCCAGTTATCGTCTCTGATGTCAGCAGGCACTCTGGTTATGGATTTTGCTATCACCTTCAGTTGCTCATGTTCATTGGTGGACCATATTGCTGCTTGCAGGAGAGTGGCCTTCATGTGCAGGAGCTCAGGGAAATCAACCTCAAAAACGTTGCTTCCATTCAAGCAGTTCAAGCGGTATGCCCTAGCATCCATTCCTACAAAAGAGGACtttgaatcaaaatttgaaaaccTGCACCATCCATTGTGGATAAAAAAATTGCTGGGTGGGTTGTGTAAGAGACTGTTATGGTTAAGGACCCCTTTGTGTGCTTGGAAACATGGAATTCCCCCCTAACATcctttcctcccccccccctcccctccatacacaaaaaaaaaaaaaaaaaaaaatcggaaATCTGGGATACATCACATACACAATGGCGTATTCATCTGTGGACTGACATCGCACTGAGGTTAATTACTCTGATTTTAAGATAGGCTCTGACCGAAAAAGGTAAACTAATTGAACAACATTCATCTGTGGACTGTTTTATTGTTGGTGTATAGTATTTAAAAACTATACTTTAATATTTGATTGATAATCCATGTTTTGAAATCTAGCTTTGAACCTTACGATATGATCGTCAATTATTTGCATTCAATTTGGTTTgatcatttatatatatatatatatatatatatatatatatatatatatatatatatttggataGGTTAGATCATCTAATCCATGTTCAGATAATAAGTTTATGGAGAAACAAAGCTACATGTGGAAACTAACTGTAGTTGGGCCGTGTTGATTCTGAATACAAGACAAACTAGTGCTGGCTTCTCAAATGGTAGAATGCAGTTGAGGGGATATAACAGAGCAAT harbors:
- the LOC122657846 gene encoding putative S-adenosyl-L-methionine-dependent methyltransferase Mjls_1072 yields the protein MPFWNMSVKENRQPQEGDSAWPELQLSNLLLSDTVRAIHTTINNEWDSLQRTACQTAAGRALWKHVIHDPLAEVLAGEAYLKNFHEKMTRDRLNNAREISGVILAVRTLWFDSKLEAALNSFNGEEAQVVLLGAGMDARAYRLNCLNGSNVFEVDFPELLHMKATLLQAAIWSTNEHEQLKVIAKSITRVPADIRDDNWLEKLQHSGFIPERNTVWLLEGILYYLSHPHAMQVLKTIAANCTLTHTVLLADFMNKSSTTISESTYHFYSDWPDHLLPSLGFSDVKLSQIGDPDADFGLLHDPLNIFNKIRSLPRSVQTHPDDGTPCHRLYLVQATGSPNNSIP